tgtaaagtatgaacagagttgcaatatccaatgaatttggaaagaaaagaattttggcataaacctgatatcttgctgatcaggcaaagataccaataagtaaccttttctactagtagatggacgaattccccactggtcatcaccctggccgcattaggacctatgctggactgccactcagccacttacgcattgatggattcccactgagccacttacactttcatggacgcccactgagcccatgttgcttatgccgaatCAAGTaaatgaacttacttcccgaacgttgggtaagtaatcaaaaatgttttctcaaaacagcaacctcgttgcgaatataaaatacaccacagagccggatccctcaggttttgagcgagtatttaaatccccttcgaaaggaagatcttaaagataaaatgagttttgggatccgctctaacttttaaaaatcattttgaagactcgaaaacatttttaagaatgtttggagtaatgctgatttaatgaaataaatcagtcctgatatattagaaaatatctgaatatttttatttgaataatattcccataaggataatctttataaaaataatttgaagtacaagttttaaaactcatacttgaaatgaataataaataaccaaagatatacttatacgaaagtacgatctttatttgaataatcgaaaataagtttgaatatcaaaacatcattctttaataaaataaagaatattatttaataaataagcggagtcataagtcctcgaatgaatattcaaaataatattcattaaataaaataagcggagtcataagtcctcaaatgaatattcaaaataatagtcattaaataaaataaagttatcgaataaaccttattcgattaatagttttgaaaaccatatcagcatgctccaatatattgcaagattagctaataaccatcatgcatccatttcaagataatgcatatacatatatttacatcacaacaacagtataacgggtagaaaacttgcatgagcgactgggggtgataaaaggcttgggacgagtctggtaacctataaacaacatataagttggaattaaaccaaagtcgcttaagaatctatactttaaccaattagaccctaacgttcgcttttgcacttaacgattcacttaagtcgctcgagtaccctcggctccaccatttttaataaattaaccattaagaattttaaggcgattctttcgcgagtaccataccaactgcctaatccactttacataattgtttcatactccaattagtcatttaaggaccttaaccaaggtttcaaagtaaggcgaggggtaatggttcgttcgcgaaacgccgttacttaaaacggtcgtttctcctaaaccgtacatcggatttaagcgaactacatatcaaaatgaagcttgtaacatgaactatctaatcatagcaatggtcaaaacctaacagtgagttcacgggtcctgatgttaagaacaaaagcagtctaaggtaaatcgggcattacgacggctatgtttacgcgattaccaaatttaaaccactccaaatcaatccacaatcaatacCACAATCATtaatacaaccaaactccatccatactctactacaacagccccaacatctcaagatttccaatttatactgctctcaatcatgaactaaaagcttatacttaagttcattaactaataatcaagatttactacttcaaaaacattacaaaactaacccaactctaaatatacaataaccatgcttctcatgaactattatactcataacaagctcttaacattcaataataatgctaggttaagagattataccttccttgtgagtaggagtaactaatgagctttAAACAACCTTTggaaatccttactaaagctttatctaaacaaaaacacacgatcaaaatttcaagttcttgaaaacactattcactctctttttccatgaattattggaagagattgtgaaggaaatggaagcttagtttcttaggatatctatatctatgtacaaggaaccttggttaattacctcactaattatcaaagcctggaacttgaatttggattttcttttctttgaaaaagaaaagaggccgagagcttcttgttggaaatgcaaagtcaacttctcaaatttgatttttgtgttatgattattgttggcttggttgcttccttttgtttgtttaattaaattgttaccatggtaaaaattgtgtggcttataatcaaccaacaattcctcccatttggtcatgcttatgtcatcctcttatgtcatcttcccacacttgtcttcttcgtgttggtgtgatgacatcatcatcactaacctctttgattaactcctaattacttggctaatgatcgctgatctgttatacgattcgcttaactttcgttttcgtttatcgtttgagggatcatacccgggatcttattacttgggttcccttaacctttctcaatacattatatttcttttatgatcctctcttataatccttgaatttaactccttttaattatgttaccttatacttagttctttctgtatctggtgggttttcgtgaaaaatcaaagtgttcgaatttggattctgacaatctttacatacacttatataccatatagagtactaataagatctccgaatatcaataaaagaacccctacatagtgtggcatggaaagttttcttattcagcataatcagcaaaatcactattcataagggttacaaaaagtccaaaatttttgggttATTACACTTTGTAATGGAAccatatttttaattaagtttTGCTAGCTTTCCTTTTATAATGGTCTTTTTTCCTTCAACGTATGTGCTTCATCTTTCAATGGATGAgctttatctttcaacggataagcttCATCTGTTGACAGACCATCAACTAACTTTTGGTTCAGTTTCTTCTTGTCTATCTTCCAGGAAtcttcacaaaatgattcaatcccttgaactttggcAATCTGTGTACTAACATCACTAGAGGATTTCCAGGATTTAATGACTTCTTGCTCTCGTTCAAGATGCTTTCTTagaatttcctctttcttcaaagcCTCAGTTAACTCATCTTTAAAAATTTTACATTGAATTATTAATTTCTTAAACCCAATGAATTGGTTTCTAATGCAGTATTTCTATCACTTAAAACcacattattctctttaattctagtgttctctttagtgagtgatttaagtgtgacccacaaatgatacaattcagtagacatatcattaatAAAATCATTACATTCATATTTAGAAAGTTGTGcaagattagtagtgattacctgattgctagATGAGCTAGACTCTGTTTCATCTGGCTtggccatgagagcaaggttgacatagttcatgtcttcatctgcatcatctccatcagctgctcagtcattttcttgagttatGAAAGCCTTCTTTTtctgtttgagcagctcaaaatatttctttttttaTATTCAACATGCTCAAatctcttcttatcagaatttggctttctgcactcatttgcaaaatgaccactcagcccacacttgaaatatttgaatttggtttgtcaaccatgtttctgttggACTTTGCAactccaaaatttttcttgaatttgagctttgcAAATCTTCTAAACAGAAAGGCTAGATGCTCATCAActtcatccatgtcatcttggttTGGACAGTCTTCATCTTCACCTATCAACCCTTTTCCCTTGCTCATCTCAGATCTGCCTTAATAAACATTGGTGTTTGGTGCAGTtttaacagcttcaaccttcatatCTATCACTCTCTCATGCTCAGCTACCAATGCCACAAACCCatccttcttccttcctttctctatcatctcatcttgttccatttcaagctcataggtcttcaaaatacCATATAGTCTCTCAAGAGAAAAATCTTTGTACACTTGTGAATTTCTGagagagactgtcattggcttccattcctttggtaaagaccttagaaattttaggTTGGAATCTTTgatttggtagactcttccatacaaTTTTAGTCCATTTAACAACTTTTGAAATTTGCTAAAAGTGTCATTCAAGGACTCATcatcttcaaaatgaaagtgTTCATATTTTTGTATGAGAAGTTGCATATTATTTTCCCTGACTTGCTCAATTCCTTCACATAGCACTTAAAATTGATCctaaatttccttagcagttttgtagtttatgacattgtcaaacatgtcttGATCAAGACCACTGAACAAAATGTTTATGGCCTTTTTGTCTTTATGAACTGCTTCAATATCTTTATCATTCCATTCAGATCTAGGCTTTGGAACAGTCTACTCATTTCCAGTTACATCACCAGCTTCTGTTGTAACCCTTCGAGGAACATGAGGTCCATTTTCTATGCACTCGAtatagctttcatcttgagagagtagatgaaTGTGCATCTTCACTTTTCAGTGATGAGAGTTGTCTTTATTCAgaattggaatcttcactccaacatccttcctgctCATATTGTTTGATTGCTTTAATCTTTAAAcactttgtatgttaagagcctGCTCTGACACAAATTGTTATTTCCTAACAATACAACAACATAATTAccgaaggggggttgaatggaattctggtttctttttgctTTTCTAAAAAATTCTTTTTTAAATATACAACTGTGTTTTGAATATGCAAAAATGCAAATTGGACTTTAAAAGTATTCAACTAacacaaaataaataaacaagagTTTAAATACATTTATATTGAAGAAATCTCTGTAATGCAAGAATGAACGCAGCTGCTTACAAGTAATTTTTACAACTTAAAACTTGAGAGTACTAAAGATACAACTTGATTTCTACTTGTTGTTCTAGTTGATTAAGTTCTAAAgttacttgctacacttggtttatatattcaccaagttacatgtgcaataagacaaaaaaataatatttctATCAGCTAGGTCCAATAACATGTTTCTTCAAttctctgtccaatgcaatcAAAGTTGGATACAACATCTTTGAACAAGCTTGTCTTGCATGGAAATAGAAATGCTTTATTTTCTTCTAACACCTGCAATcaggttgccacattccttttgtgcaCTATCAATCAATATGACTCTATCAGCTTTTGTTAGGTCCCTTTCAGCTGCTatcttgttgattatccgttgaaacttctTAGATGTTATCCGTCGACACTATAATGGTGTCATACGTTGAAGTTTTCTTGATAATAACCATTGACAGCTTTATCTGTTATCCGTTGAATGATTGACTGACTTATCCGTTAAAggtatattgagttatccgttgaagcttatAAAGTCACCCGCTTTAGATTAGCAGTTGAAGTTGTTTCTTTaacagttgatactctttcacttacaCAAAATTAAAAGGCATTTTATATTTACACTTAGCCCACCTATTTTGCTTATCTTGCTCAACATGATAGAGAAACTACTAAAACTACCAAATCCCCCTACTATTCTATTGTACAgaatgtgctacatacttattaatataaactactccttcaacggatagataATTGTGGTTATCCGTTGAAATCTACAAAAGACACTAGATAAATCTACTTAAGGTGTTTTAGTGAATTATCATCAAAActacaacatatttctaacaaaaATTACTTATAATTTCAAGTTTATAAGGCTTCTCATATAAAATGTACATAATTTATATAAAGTGTTACTTGTTTAATTATTAAAGTAAAACCAACACAGGTTCCGAGAAAAAAGATATTCGTATTAAAAAAAATTCCGTTTTGATTGAACCGTGTTAAATAAATTCGATCATTGAATTATTTAGTCCGCGGGATGAACGAGAAGTACTTTTGCTGAGAGAAATCATATTAGGTTGATTTATTAAGGTAAAAAAGGTGAAAAAGAAGTTGAGTGCAATTAGATATTAATTTGGATAAAAAatcatagagtttgtagttatataagatacttgatttatttttttaaaggTGTTTATCATACTTTTTAGTAAGCTGTTAACTATTCGACTACACGAAATTATGTTTCGCTCATAATAAGGGCGTattcatttcagattttaaagTATTGATAATAATCCACGGATTTTGGAAGATTTTCGTTGATTTTAATTGTTCGTGGATTTTGACGGAGTTGATGAAAAAATCTTTCAGAGTCTTGCTGATTTTGTTAAGTTTTCCAcaaatccttcaaaatctcatgtattttcaagagatttcaaaaaattaaaaatgaactagcaaatccattaaaatccacaactttttgaaataaaaaaattcacggatttttgaataccatcagattttgatggagtTTTAAAAATTCAAAGCGAATACCGTCAGATTTCAGgagactttttaaaatctaaattgaatactcTCAGATTTTAAATGACTTTTTCTAATTTATATTGAATACCATCATATTTCAAaggattttttaaaatccaaattgaatacctcTTGATTTCAAGaatccaatttttttttttttaaatttgattgAATACAGCCCTCACAGTATAGCATagattaatttcttttaaattttgTTAAATTTAACCATCAAAATTCGAAACCAAACAACTAATTAAGGAGGAAGTAATTAGTTTGAAAAATGAGATCTCTTGgacaagaaaaatgaaaagaaaaaggGTGTTTTGGTAAGTGCATCTCGTGGATTGATTTGTGCATCCATTTTCCAGTGCATTACAGAAACAGCGGGGAGATAGATATAGCTGTTAAATTAACACGCTTATTTACCTTGCCAAAACAAAATACTCCTAAATACAACTATACCCAATTGAACTATTGTTAATCTTCAAGATCTCATATTTTTTCCATTAGATTCACCCCCTTCTTATTATTCTTCAGGGCTTCTTATTGAATTTTGATATAGCGGATATTATGTTATTCGAAACCCAGTTGTTGCTTTTGCTGTAAGTTAATAGTGCTGTTAGATCTATATACCTGTTATTCATGAATTCTTGAAATTGGGTTTGTCTTCTTTTCAACTGTTGTCTTGTTTAAGAATTGAAACAGGGGTTTGTGATCATTTTAAGTGGGCTTGATTGAGAAGAAATATATTTTATGTGTTATTGTTGAAATGGGTGAGCCATTAGTATATGAGATATTGGAGAAACCTGCTACAAGTTGTATTATTGGTATATGTTGTGCAATTTGGTTTTACATTCAGAAGAAAAATATTGGGTATGTTCATGTGGGCTTGAGTTATGAAACTGCCATTGACGGGCATTATTGGAGGATCATAACTTCCGCTTTTTCGCATATCAGTGTTATTCATCTTGTGTTCAATATGAGTGCCCTTTGGAGTCTTGGTGTTGTAGAAAGTTTGGACCATATGGGTTTAGGGTTTGAGTTTTATTTGCAGTATACACTTGTATTGGTACTTTTATCGGGATTTTTGGTTTTAGGATCGTACCACATTTTGATTAATAGGTTCAAGTTTGAGTATTTCCGGAGGGTGACTGCTGTTGGTTATTCCTGTGTGGTTTTTGGTTGGATGACTATTTTGTCAGTAAAGCAGCCGTCATCAAAATTAAATCTTTTTGGCTTTCTTTCGCTTCCAATTAGTTTCGCTCcatttgagtctctcatatttACCTCGATAATTGTTCCTCAAGCAAGTTTTCTTGGACATTTGTCCGGAATTGTTGTTGGGTACTCTATTTCCTGGGGTTTGATTCATGGGATGAATAATTACTGGGCAGTTTCTATCTTGGGGTGGACTGCACTTGTGTTTGTCTTGAGCCTAAAAAAATCGGGCACATTTGAACTTGACTTCCTTGAGATTGAATCAGTTACAGATCCTTCACTGCCTTCAGTACGGTTTCTTGCTGCAGGAAATGGAAGGACATTAAGAATGAGTGCATTTACCCCTGGTGGTTCTGATATGGTCTAGCTTCTGGTGAGGGATCAAGTTGGATTGGAAAGATTTGAGGTCATTATTTTTGTTATGTCATCTATACCATGATGAGCTTATCTTTGGTCACTTGAGTCGTAagatataaatttatatatggaTCATTATGCTTTTCCTTAATATCTTCTTTCACTTTGTTATATGTGAATTTCTGGTCACTTCTGTTCTCCATTTTATTTCTTCATGTTAGTGTAGTACTGCTTCTCTGCTGTATTAGGGCTTGAGAAAAGAAAATTGTATGTTGTTACCTGATTCGGTCATTGCTTCCTACGATATATAGGGTGGATTTGAGGTGTCTGTGACATCATTGAGACATTCATATAAACCTCTTAGATGATGATAGAGCCCCTATTAGATACACATGTTTTCTAGGCTTTATAAAATGGCTGTATAACTCTAGGCATAATAAAGAGATGTATAGAATGTCTAATTGTTATtgctaatttttttattatatattgttAATGAGTGTGAAATCTGGGAGAATAAATTGATATTTTCTATATTTGGCAAGTACAGAATGTGAGAGAATATATTGTCAAAGGATGAGCCAATGAGTGTGTGAAGAACAGGCTTAATTCAATTTGTATTGAGCTACTCTTGCTCTAGTGAGAGTACTAGGTCTCTTCCTGGATATTTGTATTTATAATATGATACTAATCAAGAAAgcagactcaaatcttttctgtTATATTTGTCTGTTGTTTCTGATATATATCAAGAGGCCTCCCATATCGTTTGATGAGAGATTGTATGAAgtgatatattattttattttatagcactttataatttttttttaatgaTTCATACTCCCATTATTTTTCACAGTGATAACTGTACTGCAAGGGGTGGTGCAAGATGGCAGCACTCTAGTTTTTCTGTTCCTTTCAGCAGTATGAATCTAAGAATAGTGTTTTAGGTTTAAACAATGGAAGTTCCTGTAATACCATTTTCCTGGCATGGTTTGGAATTTGGACACAATTCGAAGGTTTTTCCCTTGCACATATTATGTGTCTTATGCGCTCCTTGCTCTATAGTAGTCAGGAACTTTCAATTTTTTAGTAGTAGTTGATAATCAATAGTATTTATATGTTTTTAACGTAAACTTTGATTAGAATAACTTTACTGAATTTAATGTATTGATTTTTGAACTCAATTCttatatctatgtgctttgtaaTTTCGTATTTTGGAAGGAAAAAAAAAGTTCGAAATCTAAAGATTAGGCTACACTTGTAAACTTTTAATTGTAAATCTTCGAAGTTTTATGGGAACATAATATCTTAATATTATCCTAAAACGTAATCTTGGAAGAGGGGTTCAGTCACTTTAAATCATGGAAAAATGGAAAAAAGCTAACTATGGGATCAGTTGGATAAATTATCATATTAGGTCCATTTGTTCTTAGCGATTAGCTTTTGGAATTTCATTTCTTTTTTACGTAATGCTTATCATCTTTATGGATGCATTACCTTTTCCCTTGTGCGCTCTATATCATTTTTATTGTAATACATTGTATCGTCGTTGTAGTTGGATCAAGTCAATAACCATAAATTTTGAGATAAGACGAAATTGTATGCATTAAAATCACCTGTTTATTATCGTTTGGTTTATTACCCTAACTTTGATATTTAGACAAAGGATTCACTGCATATTTATTGTTTTTGCTTCATCTTTTGACAGGGTTTCACAAATAAATTCACTCTTTCAAGCGTAGGCGATGAACGATTGATATTTGCATATGGTAATCTAATCATTCGAACTAGATACGCAACATTTGTTTTCATATCCCTGATCAAATGTACTGACCAATTGGTTATGTGTAGGTGTGTATCTCACTTCCGAAAGTTTTAGCGATTCTCGTCTTCCTTCCATTGCTGTTTTCCCCATCTGCTTCCGGACATATTCTACTGTACCATGAACAGAGCCCTTCCGCTTCTAGAACATGGTTAGATATATGTTTAAGATGTCACTGATAGAAAGAGCCTGCAGATTCTGCTGTGCTGTGAGTCCGAGTGCAGACATTAGTGCATGACCACATGCGATTATGTATTTGTGTGTAACTGATCATTTCTCATTACCAGGGTACATATATCTCCAGGTTATTAAGTTACCAGGTTAGACTGTTGTATTAGTACAGAGTAGTTTTACATGATTTTTGTACCTCATAATTTGTGataattcttttttttttaaatgaatatATTTGTTTCCAGGTTTTTTTAATGGTAGATACTTACAGTTTTCTGCTTAAGTGACGAATGAACATATTATTTATTGACAtgtaataaatataaaa
This genomic interval from Apium graveolens cultivar Ventura chromosome 8, ASM990537v1, whole genome shotgun sequence contains the following:
- the LOC141678066 gene encoding RHOMBOID-like protein 13, yielding MGEPLVYEILEKPATSCIIGICCAIWFYIQKKNIGYVHVGLSYETAIDGHYWRIITSAFSHISVIHLVFNMSALWSLGVVESLDHMGLGFEFYLQYTLVLVLLSGFLVLGSYHILINRFKFEYFRRVTAVGYSCVVFGWMTILSVKQPSSKLNLFGFLSLPISFAPFESLIFTSIIVPQASFLGHLSGIVVGYSISWGLIHGMNNYWAVSILGWTALVFVLSLKKSGTFELDFLEIESVTDPSLPSVRFLAAGNGRTLRMSAFTPGGSDMV